One window of Xanthomonas sp. 10-10 genomic DNA carries:
- the soxR gene encoding redox-sensitive transcriptional activator SoxR, protein MQHELSVGEVARRSGVAVSALHFYERKGLIRSLRTAGNQRRYARDVLRRIAVIRVAQRLGVPLQQVLDAFSVLPDQRTPTRAEWARMSARWRGQLETRISELQALRDQLTDCIGCGCLSLRRCRLSNPDDALGEGADGAVRLGSLPP, encoded by the coding sequence ATGCAGCATGAGTTGTCGGTGGGCGAGGTGGCCAGGCGCAGTGGCGTGGCGGTGTCGGCATTGCATTTCTACGAGCGCAAGGGCCTGATCCGCAGCCTGCGCACCGCGGGCAATCAACGCCGCTATGCGCGCGATGTATTGCGGCGCATCGCAGTGATTCGTGTCGCGCAACGGCTCGGTGTTCCCCTGCAGCAGGTGCTGGATGCATTCTCGGTACTGCCGGATCAGCGCACGCCCACACGCGCGGAATGGGCGCGCATGTCCGCACGCTGGCGCGGGCAGCTGGAGACGCGCATCAGCGAACTGCAGGCCTTGCGCGACCAACTCACCGACTGCATCGGCTGTGGTTGCCTGTCGCTGCGGCGCTGCCGCTTGAGCAATCCGGACGACGCGTTGGGCGAGGGCGCTGATGGTGCGGTGCGGCTGGGAAGCCTGCCGCCTTAG
- a CDS encoding MFS transporter, with the protein MPTDTALPAAPLHDTHPPSILAAPYRAATLGMVALVSLNAFESLAVAAAMPTVARELNGLPLYALAFGGTLATSVVGMTAAGRWSDSRGPGGALGVGLLCFVIGLLIAGLAPSMPALIAGRLLQGLGAGAYSVALYVIVGRLYPEALRPRVFAAFSAGWVVPSLIGPSISGLIVQHVGWRWVFLSVPLLAIPAGLMLWPALRGRSWTNADPAEPAASLGWAIGAALGVLGVYLGGQLHGTTALGAMLPPLLLTVYCAWQLLPAGTLQLARGLPSVIALRGIAAAAFFGFEAFLPLLLSRERGLTPLLAGVALSVGALGWFSGSWYQGHSRAGWSRPRLLKTGALLMTLGIVIGAGAVWPAIPVPVAVAGWALTGLGMGLLYPSLSVLTLALSPPEQQGANSSAMQLSEAIAVAGMLALAGALFAALLASAPVAAYLSVFALAWLLAVAGFFVARRV; encoded by the coding sequence ATGCCCACCGATACCGCCCTGCCCGCCGCACCCCTGCACGACACGCACCCACCGTCGATCCTGGCAGCGCCGTATCGCGCCGCCACGCTCGGCATGGTGGCGCTGGTGTCGCTCAATGCCTTCGAGTCGCTGGCCGTTGCCGCCGCCATGCCCACCGTGGCGCGCGAGTTGAACGGCTTGCCGCTGTACGCGCTGGCATTCGGCGGCACCCTGGCCACCAGCGTGGTCGGCATGACCGCTGCCGGGCGCTGGAGCGACAGTCGCGGCCCCGGCGGCGCGCTGGGCGTGGGGCTGCTGTGTTTTGTGATCGGGCTGTTGATCGCCGGCCTGGCGCCGAGCATGCCCGCGCTGATCGCCGGGCGCCTGCTGCAGGGGCTGGGCGCCGGCGCGTATTCGGTGGCGTTGTACGTGATTGTCGGGCGGCTGTATCCGGAAGCGTTGCGGCCACGTGTGTTTGCCGCGTTTTCCGCAGGCTGGGTGGTGCCGTCGTTGATCGGGCCGAGCATCAGCGGGCTGATCGTTCAGCACGTGGGCTGGCGCTGGGTGTTTCTGTCGGTACCGCTGCTGGCGATCCCGGCCGGGCTGATGCTGTGGCCGGCCTTGCGCGGGCGGAGCTGGACCAACGCAGATCCCGCCGAGCCGGCTGCGTCGCTGGGCTGGGCGATCGGCGCAGCATTGGGCGTACTGGGCGTGTATCTGGGCGGTCAACTGCACGGCACCACTGCGCTGGGCGCGATGCTGCCGCCGCTGCTGCTGACGGTGTATTGCGCGTGGCAGCTGTTGCCGGCCGGCACCTTGCAGCTGGCACGCGGGCTACCCAGCGTGATCGCGCTGCGTGGCATCGCGGCGGCGGCGTTCTTCGGCTTCGAGGCGTTTCTGCCATTGCTGCTGTCGCGCGAACGCGGGCTCACGCCGCTGCTGGCGGGCGTGGCACTGAGCGTGGGCGCGCTCGGCTGGTTCAGCGGCTCGTGGTACCAGGGCCATAGCCGCGCCGGTTGGTCGCGACCGCGCCTGCTCAAGACCGGCGCGCTGCTGATGACACTGGGCATCGTGATCGGCGCAGGCGCGGTGTGGCCGGCGATTCCGGTGCCGGTCGCAGTCGCCGGCTGGGCACTGACCGGCCTGGGCATGGGCTTGCTGTATCCCAGCCTGTCGGTGCTGACGCTGGCCTTGTCGCCACCGGAGCAGCAGGGCGCCAACAGCTCTGCGATGCAGCTGAGCGAAGCGATTGCCGTCGCCGGCATGCTGGCGCTGGCCGGCGCGCTGTTTGCTGCGCTCCTGGCGTCGGCACCGGTGGCGGCCTACCTGAGCGTGTTCGCGCTGGCCTGGCTGTTGGCGGTGGCAGGCTTTTTTGTGGCGCGGCGGGTGTAG
- a CDS encoding glutathionylspermidine synthase family protein translates to MQRIASAERPDWRAQAESLGFHFHTIDGEPYWDERAYYAFSLRQIEDDIEAPTQDLHDMAMQLVDEVVGSEALLSKLAIPPFYWDWIASSWKNRDPHLYGRMDLAYSGNGPAKLYELNYDTPTSLYEAAYFQWLWLEQQIAAGVLPAGTDQYNLIQDLLCETLGALAVDGALGAQMHFSAVRDSLEDRATVRYLRDCAHQVGIATEEVAIQDIGLSAEGWFTDDQDRVIQTLFKLYPLEFMMEERFGPALIANRVRLIEPAWKSVLSNKGILPLLWERHQGHPNLLAARFAHAGEAPGAGWVRKPLLSREGANIALVTAQGEAAHTDGPYVDGPAILQAHHPLPVFDGRHALVGSWVVADRPAGLGMRDDDGPITRDTSRFVPHVIVD, encoded by the coding sequence ATGCAACGCATCGCAAGTGCCGAACGCCCGGATTGGCGCGCGCAGGCCGAGTCGCTCGGCTTCCATTTCCACACCATCGACGGCGAGCCGTATTGGGACGAGCGCGCGTATTACGCGTTTTCGTTGCGGCAGATCGAAGACGACATCGAAGCGCCTACCCAAGACCTGCACGACATGGCGATGCAGCTGGTGGACGAGGTGGTCGGCTCCGAGGCGCTGCTGAGCAAGCTGGCCATCCCGCCGTTTTACTGGGACTGGATCGCCAGCTCCTGGAAGAACCGCGACCCGCACCTGTATGGCCGCATGGATCTGGCGTACTCCGGCAACGGCCCTGCCAAGTTGTACGAGCTCAATTACGACACGCCCACCTCGCTGTATGAGGCTGCGTATTTCCAGTGGTTGTGGCTGGAGCAGCAGATCGCCGCCGGCGTGCTGCCGGCGGGCACCGACCAGTACAACCTGATCCAGGATCTGTTGTGCGAAACATTGGGCGCGCTGGCAGTGGATGGCGCGCTGGGTGCGCAGATGCATTTTTCGGCGGTGCGCGACTCGCTGGAAGATCGCGCCACCGTGCGCTATCTGCGCGATTGCGCGCACCAGGTCGGCATCGCGACCGAGGAAGTCGCCATCCAGGACATCGGCCTGAGCGCCGAAGGCTGGTTCACCGATGACCAGGACCGCGTGATCCAGACCCTGTTCAAGCTGTATCCGCTGGAATTCATGATGGAAGAGCGCTTCGGCCCGGCGTTGATCGCCAACCGCGTGCGCCTGATCGAACCGGCATGGAAATCGGTGTTGAGCAACAAGGGCATCCTGCCGCTGCTGTGGGAGCGCCATCAAGGCCATCCCAATCTGCTGGCAGCCAGGTTTGCGCACGCCGGTGAAGCACCTGGTGCCGGTTGGGTGCGCAAGCCGCTGCTGTCGCGCGAGGGCGCCAACATCGCGCTGGTCACTGCGCAAGGCGAGGCCGCACACACCGACGGGCCTTACGTGGACGGCCCGGCGATCCTGCAGGCGCATCATCCGCTGCCGGTCTTCGATGGCCGCCATGCGCTGGTGGGCAGTTGGGTGGTCGCCGATCGCCCCGCCGGATTGGGCATGCGCGACGACGATGGCCCGATCACCCGCGACACCTCGCGCTTCGTGCCGCATGTGATCGTGGACTGA
- a CDS encoding DUF1190 domain-containing protein, whose protein sequence is MKRSRNLKLTLMAALPAALVTGCGSEPETGVVLQSASDCYQVKQEQNDIQQCLKAYDEAVTKHQQAAPRFNTRYECDEQFGSCTAVQTAQGQQSWIPPMGGFLLGYALGNMSGGGGYRYGGSIPLYRDYRSGGYYKPNGDLASNRIGTVRGRSGAIDMPSRAITVSRSGFGSSAAARSSFGSGGRSSGFGG, encoded by the coding sequence ATGAAGCGATCACGCAATCTCAAGCTCACCCTGATGGCGGCACTGCCCGCCGCGCTGGTCACCGGCTGCGGCTCGGAGCCGGAAACCGGCGTGGTGCTGCAGTCGGCTTCCGACTGCTACCAGGTCAAGCAGGAACAGAACGACATCCAGCAATGCCTCAAGGCCTATGACGAGGCGGTGACCAAGCACCAGCAGGCCGCGCCGCGCTTCAATACGCGCTACGAGTGCGACGAGCAGTTCGGCAGTTGCACGGCGGTGCAGACCGCGCAGGGCCAGCAGAGCTGGATCCCGCCGATGGGCGGGTTCCTGCTGGGCTACGCGCTGGGCAACATGAGCGGTGGTGGTGGCTATCGCTATGGCGGCTCGATTCCGCTGTACCGCGATTACCGCAGCGGCGGCTATTACAAGCCCAATGGCGATCTGGCCAGCAACCGCATCGGCACCGTGCGCGGGCGCAGTGGCGCGATCGACATGCCGTCGCGTGCGATCACCGTGTCGCGCTCGGGCTTCGGCTCCAGCGCGGCGGCACGCAGCTCGTTCGGCAGCGGCGGGCGCAGCTCCGGGTTCGGCGGCTGA
- a CDS encoding DUF350 domain-containing protein produces MNPINLQSFLAFLSYFGTGLGVLIVSVVLVTLVTPHKDFTLLRQGNVAAATALAGNLIGVALPLHSAITHSVSLIDALIWGVVACGIQVVAYLLANLVAGRISRQITDNVTAAGIFSAGVSIAVGLINAAAITP; encoded by the coding sequence ATGAATCCGATCAATCTGCAGAGTTTTCTCGCGTTTCTTTCCTACTTCGGCACCGGCCTGGGCGTGTTGATCGTCTCGGTGGTGCTGGTGACCCTGGTCACCCCGCACAAGGATTTCACCTTGCTGCGGCAGGGCAACGTGGCCGCCGCCACCGCGCTGGCCGGCAACCTGATCGGCGTGGCGCTGCCGCTGCATTCGGCCATCACCCATTCGGTGAGCCTGATCGATGCCTTGATCTGGGGCGTGGTCGCCTGTGGCATCCAGGTGGTGGCGTATCTGCTTGCCAACCTGGTGGCCGGGCGTATTTCGCGGCAGATCACCGACAACGTCACCGCCGCCGGCATCTTTTCTGCCGGCGTGTCGATCGCCGTCGGCCTGATCAACGCCGCGGCGATTACGCCGTAA
- a CDS encoding YjfK family protein, which produces MTMSFFSKLFGQPQPPPLPSSGTGAIGHALPLGLRVGGQVAIDTTLYRMAPEAMTAELPGGNQGIPCYGHVNLGDGYSLHRFYLDDDAFLQVTTVGGDLEAMKAFVYCETVNPPSKQAFQEFVMQHPHLGAAQIEYAGKRWERATQSTDDSARIPPIAYDEVLYRYQPPRRDGDLTHYAMLYSRDVPELQREEFLLVTGEDSGPNEFCVTYAVGIDVTVADLDIT; this is translated from the coding sequence CTGACGATGAGTTTCTTCAGCAAGTTGTTCGGCCAACCGCAACCGCCGCCGCTGCCAAGCTCTGGCACCGGCGCCATCGGGCACGCACTGCCGCTGGGCCTGCGTGTGGGCGGCCAGGTCGCCATCGATACCACGCTGTACCGCATGGCGCCGGAGGCCATGACCGCCGAGTTGCCGGGTGGCAATCAGGGCATCCCGTGCTATGGCCACGTCAACCTGGGCGATGGCTATTCGCTGCACCGGTTCTATCTGGATGACGATGCGTTCCTGCAGGTCACGACCGTGGGCGGCGATCTGGAGGCGATGAAGGCGTTCGTGTACTGCGAGACGGTGAACCCGCCGAGCAAGCAGGCGTTCCAGGAGTTCGTGATGCAGCACCCGCACCTGGGCGCGGCGCAGATCGAGTACGCCGGCAAGCGCTGGGAACGCGCCACCCAGTCCACCGACGACAGTGCGCGCATCCCGCCAATCGCCTACGACGAGGTGCTGTACCGCTACCAGCCGCCGCGCCGCGATGGCGACCTGACCCATTACGCCATGCTCTACAGCCGCGATGTACCAGAGCTGCAGCGCGAAGAATTTTTGCTGGTCACCGGCGAGGATTCCGGCCCCAACGAATTCTGCGTCACCTACGCGGTCGGTATCGACGTTACCGTCGCCGATCTGGACATCACCTGA
- a CDS encoding ion channel gives MIIVGKLFRVLRRHVRRVSWGMVALALLAHMGLSWVLLWLAGEHKLVGLDAFPYYYMTTATTIGYGDLSPGSVAGRYIAAFVLMPGAVALFATVLAKTSGVLITFWRRHYMGKMAYADLSGHTILIGWQGAASARLLELLLSDTATDDEGVVLIAEGVAENPMPDHMRFVAAESYTHTEVYLRAGIAGAARVIVNPPSDDQTLAAVFALMAHAPRAHVVAHFDSASAARLVNHHYPAIECTRPMTAEILARAAQDPGSAAITAELLSVDDGPTQFSVAVPAEIDALDYSRLAADFSQRGALLLGVRAPDGALRLNPPARTTVAGGAMLYYLADQRVPAHAIAWQALRAATAPIPASPRGV, from the coding sequence ATGATCATCGTCGGAAAACTGTTCCGGGTCTTGCGGCGCCACGTGCGCCGCGTCAGTTGGGGCATGGTGGCGCTGGCGTTGCTGGCCCACATGGGCCTGAGCTGGGTGTTGCTGTGGCTGGCCGGCGAGCACAAGCTCGTCGGCCTGGACGCGTTTCCGTATTACTACATGACCACCGCCACCACCATCGGCTATGGCGACCTGTCGCCGGGCTCGGTGGCAGGGCGCTATATCGCCGCGTTCGTGTTGATGCCGGGCGCGGTGGCCTTGTTCGCCACGGTGCTGGCCAAAACCAGCGGCGTACTCATCACGTTCTGGAGGCGCCATTACATGGGCAAGATGGCCTACGCCGATTTGAGCGGGCATACCATTCTGATCGGCTGGCAGGGCGCAGCCTCGGCACGCTTGCTGGAGCTGCTGCTATCTGACACCGCCACCGACGACGAAGGCGTGGTGCTGATCGCCGAAGGCGTCGCTGAAAATCCGATGCCCGACCACATGCGCTTTGTCGCGGCCGAGTCGTACACGCATACCGAGGTGTACCTGCGCGCCGGCATCGCAGGCGCGGCGCGGGTGATCGTCAACCCGCCGTCCGACGACCAGACCCTGGCGGCAGTGTTCGCGTTGATGGCGCATGCGCCGCGCGCGCATGTGGTGGCGCATTTCGACTCGGCCAGCGCCGCGCGGCTGGTCAACCATCATTACCCGGCCATCGAGTGCACGCGGCCGATGACCGCCGAAATCCTGGCGCGTGCCGCACAGGACCCGGGCAGCGCCGCCATCACCGCCGAGTTGTTGTCGGTGGACGATGGCCCCACCCAGTTCAGTGTTGCCGTGCCAGCGGAGATCGATGCGCTGGATTACAGCCGGCTCGCCGCCGATTTCAGCCAGCGCGGCGCCTTGCTGCTGGGCGTGCGAGCGCCCGATGGCGCGTTGCGCTTGAATCCGCCAGCACGCACCACTGTCGCCGGTGGTGCCATGCTGTATTACCTGGCCGATCAGCGCGTACCTGCGCACGCAATTGCGTGGCAGGCACTGCGCGCGGCCACTGCCCCCATTCCTGCATCGCCACGAGGTGTCTGA
- a CDS encoding PspA/IM30 family protein: MSIFSKLITLLRGTAHETGQKAVDANALRILDQEMRDAGAQLTRSREELTKLMAQSKLAQQKIDARAGKMAEYTRYIEGALAKNDEALAHDVAVKLAALESEDAGDKASKTSLDQSVVTLKATIQKTENQLRGMRQQIDTVKATDAVQKAQAAIAARHSGASSKMGSALESLERIKARQAETSARIESAEELESSTGDGDLNRRLAAAGLMEGESNAAAVLARFKKPAQLGHDTASGSAPLIGQVRDVQQVPRSDS, translated from the coding sequence ATGAGTATCTTTTCAAAGCTGATCACGCTGCTGCGTGGCACTGCACACGAAACCGGCCAGAAGGCGGTCGACGCCAATGCGCTGCGCATCCTGGACCAGGAAATGCGCGATGCCGGCGCCCAGCTCACGCGCTCGCGCGAAGAGCTGACCAAACTGATGGCGCAAAGCAAGCTCGCCCAGCAGAAAATCGATGCGCGTGCCGGCAAGATGGCCGAGTACACGCGCTATATCGAAGGTGCGCTGGCCAAGAACGACGAGGCGCTGGCGCACGACGTGGCGGTCAAGCTGGCCGCGCTGGAAAGCGAAGACGCCGGCGACAAGGCCTCCAAGACGTCGCTGGACCAATCGGTGGTGACGCTCAAGGCCACCATCCAGAAGACCGAGAACCAGCTGCGCGGCATGCGCCAGCAGATCGACACCGTCAAGGCCACCGACGCGGTGCAGAAGGCGCAGGCCGCCATTGCCGCGCGCCATTCCGGTGCCAGCAGCAAGATGGGCTCGGCGCTGGAATCGCTGGAGCGGATCAAGGCGCGTCAGGCCGAAACCTCCGCGCGCATCGAATCGGCCGAAGAGCTGGAATCGTCCACCGGCGATGGCGATCTGAATCGGCGCCTGGCAGCGGCTGGCCTGATGGAAGGCGAATCCAACGCCGCCGCGGTGCTGGCACGCTTCAAAAAGCCGGCCCAGCTCGGCCACGACACCGCCAGCGGCAGCGCGCCGCTGATCGGCCAGGTGCGCGACGTGCAGCAGGTTCCGCGCAGCGACAGCTGA
- a CDS encoding YjfI family protein has product MTQYTTVELHGLLAERYRDQPIEVELIDGLEPAINLTLADHGDMQIQVAASGSQVFVSTLLANADQVSDRAAFNDACLRLNPLNPLSNLGLVQVDGKDSYVVFGELSASSTLDQIDEEIQTLAANTLDAAESLKPFFS; this is encoded by the coding sequence ATGACGCAGTACACCACTGTCGAATTGCACGGCCTGCTGGCCGAGCGCTACCGCGACCAGCCGATCGAGGTCGAGCTGATCGACGGGCTGGAACCGGCCATCAACCTCACCCTGGCCGACCACGGCGACATGCAGATCCAGGTCGCTGCCTCCGGCTCGCAGGTATTCGTTTCCACCCTGCTGGCCAACGCCGACCAGGTCAGCGATCGCGCGGCCTTCAACGACGCCTGCCTGCGGCTCAATCCGCTCAATCCGTTATCCAACCTGGGTCTGGTGCAGGTCGACGGCAAGGACAGCTATGTGGTCTTCGGCGAGCTGTCGGCCTCGTCCACGCTCGACCAGATCGACGAGGAAATCCAGACCCTGGCGGCCAATACGCTGGATGCCGCCGAATCTCTCAAGCCGTTCTTTTCCTAA
- the aac(6') gene encoding aminoglycoside 6'-N-acetyltransferase, protein MSAQAGWRVRAAVAADAQALLALRLALWPDADDGLDDLQAALAQSATSHLVVVDDADAALGFAEVSVRHDYVNGTDSTPVGFLEGWYVVPAWRGRGLGRALVAAAAEWTRDQGCAELASDAQLEDGNAQAAHASCGFEPTERVVYFRLQLA, encoded by the coding sequence ATGAGCGCGCAGGCCGGGTGGCGGGTGCGCGCGGCGGTCGCTGCCGATGCACAGGCTTTGCTGGCCTTGCGCCTGGCGTTGTGGCCGGATGCCGACGATGGCCTCGACGACCTGCAGGCCGCGCTGGCGCAATCAGCGACCAGCCACCTGGTGGTAGTGGACGACGCGGATGCGGCGCTGGGGTTTGCCGAGGTGTCGGTGCGCCACGACTACGTCAATGGCACCGACAGCACGCCGGTGGGCTTTCTGGAAGGGTGGTACGTGGTGCCGGCCTGGCGCGGCCGCGGGCTTGGTCGTGCGCTGGTGGCCGCGGCGGCCGAATGGACCCGGGATCAGGGCTGTGCAGAGCTGGCCTCCGATGCGCAGCTGGAAGACGGCAATGCCCAGGCCGCGCATGCGTCGTGCGGTTTCGAGCCAACTGAACGGGTGGTCTACTTCCGCCTGCAGCTTGCCTGA